The nucleotide sequence GAGCAAGTGCTGCCTGCCGCAAAGGTATGAGAGCGCCAACCCAGAAAGCAGCGGCTAGAAGATGCAAAACCAGCAGGACTGTCAGAGCTACTCTGGGCTCCCCAAGAGCGTGCCCCACTTGCGCAAAGGATATCGCCACCGCAAGGCTGCCTGCCAGAGCGATCCATTGTCCAATTCGGGGCACTAGAATTGCAACTATCGCGAGTTCGCCTATCCCGCGCCAGATTGCTGCGGTCCCAAGCGGACTTTCCCAAACGAAGCCAAGCATCATTGGGTCGGCCGCGCCCTCGAAGCCCATGCCGGAAATCCGTGCCGCACGAATGCCGAACCGGACAGCCAGCACGGCGAGACCGACAAGTGCGGCACCTACTGCAAGCCGCCTCGCAAGTCGCAGGACCGATACCTCAGCTCGCTGAGAAAAAACGACCGAAAACAGCACACCCCCCATCGTAAGGAGTGCCGCGCCATAACCAATCGCCTTGGCCAAGATTGCCAAAACGACAAGACCGTCGATCGGTGCGAGTCCGGTCACTCAGTGACCGTGAAGGAGAAGCTGCCCTGCATCGGATGGCCGTCCGACGCCATTCCGCGCCAGTCGAAGCGATAGCTTCCAGGCGCAAGTTCTTCCAATGGCAAAGCCCGGAACTCCGTAGAGGGGTCCATACCTGTCTCGCGTTCGATTTCGACATCGCCATCTGGAGAGGTAAGCGTGACTGAAATGATGCGCATCGGATCATCGAACCGCATGGAAAGCTCTGGCACTTCCGTCACTGTCGCGCCGTCGGCGGGTGTTGTGGCCTCAGACTTCGAATGGGCAAAGGCAAGAGCGGGAGCAACGACAACGGCCAAGCCGAGAAGAGTTTGTTTGATCATTTGAGTTTTCCTCTATTCGGACCGGGCGTTCAGTTCGTCGTGATGCTGACGAAGGTCATCAGGCCAAGTTGACTTGATGAAAGACAGCACCGCAATGATTTCTTCATCGGTGAGCACACCCTCATAGACAGGCATGCCGGATGGTGGCGCGTTCTCCATCAGACCGGCAAGCCCATATTTGGTCAGGGTAAAAAGCGTTTCATCATCATGGTGCCACGTGTGGCCTGTTGCATCATGCGGCGGTGCTGGCAGCAATCCATCTTCTCCACGTATCCGCCAGTTTGGCTGCCCCTCTAGCCGCGCACCATGGCAAGCGGCACATTGGTCTGCGTAGATGCCTTGGCCCACGGCGATCACTTCGGCGTCGTCAGGCGTCAAAATACCAACCGTTTGGGAAGGTTGCGCCAGAACAAATGCGGCTGCAAAACCGGCGAGCGTGAGCCCGCCGGTTAGCAAAACGGCTTTCCGACCTACCATCAGGTGTCGAACGGGTGCGCCGTGCCGGCACGGTAGTACATTGTGCCGGTGCCAGCCTCTCCACCAAATGCAATGACGTCGAAACGCGCGGACGGATCATCTCCCATGCCAGGAGAGCCCATCGGCATGCCGGGAACAG is from uncultured Litoreibacter sp. and encodes:
- a CDS encoding CopD family protein; the encoded protein is MTGLAPIDGLVVLAILAKAIGYGAALLTMGGVLFSVVFSQRAEVSVLRLARRLAVGAALVGLAVLAVRFGIRAARISGMGFEGAADPMMLGFVWESPLGTAAIWRGIGELAIVAILVPRIGQWIALAGSLAVAISFAQVGHALGEPRVALTVLLVLHLLAAAFWVGALIPLRQAALAPAGADLLHYFGNLAAGGVAALILAGTSLAWLLSGSTTALFGTAYGLALLAKVAIVAVLLGFAAWNKVRLVPALRAEKPGAAHALRRSISTEILAVVLILLATATITSVTTPPVNL
- a CDS encoding copper resistance CopC family protein translates to MIKQTLLGLAVVVAPALAFAHSKSEATTPADGATVTEVPELSMRFDDPMRIISVTLTSPDGDVEIERETGMDPSTEFRALPLEELAPGSYRFDWRGMASDGHPMQGSFSFTVTE
- a CDS encoding cytochrome c, whose translation is MVGRKAVLLTGGLTLAGFAAAFVLAQPSQTVGILTPDDAEVIAVGQGIYADQCAACHGARLEGQPNWRIRGEDGLLPAPPHDATGHTWHHDDETLFTLTKYGLAGLMENAPPSGMPVYEGVLTDEEIIAVLSFIKSTWPDDLRQHHDELNARSE